The following are from one region of the Longimicrobium sp. genome:
- a CDS encoding type IV secretion system protein, whose product MASTLRRRAVGAGRVLRARPVLGVAIGVGVLVVLASLLPGELAAQASRVRNTDLEAIFRARQQQWVQNAQNALLGLFGGLLVLEISYSSIKWQKDRLGVDQILYSFLWKVGAVAVMMLFFRFPHLTTERVIDAFAHLGGMVAGREGMALTPTEIVTQGGEIAQRVADQLHVEQGMPLQPPEDQGLFTRFSSWVNGVYNAFGIGLVNAMFSMLFSALVVLLVVLVVLVAYLVIALQLLLVKLEAILVLSTGIVFIPFGSFRLTAGLAEGYFKYAFEVAVRFFFLQVIAGVGYDLFDALYELSKGLLKHDASRGEMHWVLNPPFLDWQVAIALVFAAVAFGYLAWKIPGTAGRRISSEVRIGLADGLRGN is encoded by the coding sequence ATGGCCTCCACGCTCCGCAGACGGGCGGTGGGTGCCGGCCGCGTCCTCCGGGCGCGGCCGGTGCTTGGCGTCGCGATAGGCGTCGGCGTCCTGGTGGTGCTCGCCAGCCTACTCCCCGGGGAACTGGCGGCGCAGGCATCGCGAGTCCGGAACACCGACCTGGAGGCGATCTTCCGCGCCCGCCAGCAGCAGTGGGTGCAGAACGCCCAGAACGCGCTCCTCGGTCTCTTCGGCGGGCTGCTGGTGCTCGAGATCTCCTATTCCAGCATCAAGTGGCAGAAGGACCGGCTTGGGGTCGACCAGATCCTCTACTCCTTCCTGTGGAAGGTCGGGGCGGTCGCCGTGATGATGCTGTTCTTCCGCTTCCCCCACCTGACGACGGAGCGCGTGATCGATGCGTTCGCGCACCTGGGAGGAATGGTGGCGGGGCGGGAAGGCATGGCGCTCACGCCCACGGAGATCGTGACACAGGGCGGTGAAATCGCGCAGCGCGTGGCGGATCAGCTCCACGTGGAGCAGGGGATGCCGCTGCAGCCACCGGAAGATCAGGGGCTGTTCACCCGCTTCTCCAGCTGGGTGAACGGGGTCTACAACGCGTTCGGCATCGGGCTGGTCAACGCGATGTTCTCCATGCTGTTCTCGGCCCTCGTGGTGCTGCTCGTCGTCCTCGTCGTGCTGGTCGCGTACTTGGTGATCGCCCTTCAGCTGCTGCTCGTGAAGCTGGAGGCGATCCTGGTGCTGAGCACGGGGATCGTGTTCATTCCGTTCGGCTCGTTCCGCCTCACCGCAGGGCTCGCCGAGGGATACTTCAAGTACGCGTTCGAGGTTGCCGTCCGGTTCTTCTTCCTGCAGGTGATCGCCGGGGTCGGATACGACCTTTTCGATGCGCTGTACGAGCTCTCGAAAGGTCTCCTGAAACACGACGCGTCTCGGGGGGAGATGCACTGGGTGCTGAACCCGCCGTTCCTGGACTGGCAGGTCGCGATCGCACTGGTGTTCGCGGCCGTGGCGTTCGGATACCTGGCGTGGAAGATCCCCGGCACGGCAGGGCGGCGCATCTCCTCCGAGGTGCGGATCGGTCTTGCGGACGGGCTCCGCGGGAACTGA
- a CDS encoding ATPase, T2SS/T4P/T4SS family, translated as MMTAVATEVRAARGIVGGEDDEAESLEYEYAVQMQRILGAEVMAVFDRHGTSELYANPDGSVWSVEQGRGHSPAGLTLRAPEIEAFLNVAAARLGETITPQHPHLQGELPHPVFGGARLQGVVPPITGGPMFRVRKRPSEVIPLERYLADGVMTREQYDAIRWGISQDYGIVVAGPTSSGKTYLLNSLLREQARAMVSPSDPVFVLEDTVEALSEAPNTVSLRTTPECDFDILLFIALRCTPKYLHVPECRRFASQMLEMWSTGHPGFCTVHASSAEGALERLGRLARRDTGRNEGWLVASAVQLVVVINPTPTGRRVTEVAQCTGYRKGRYLLTSL; from the coding sequence ATGATGACGGCGGTGGCGACCGAGGTGCGCGCGGCCCGTGGCATCGTGGGGGGCGAGGACGATGAGGCCGAGTCTCTCGAATACGAGTACGCCGTCCAGATGCAGCGGATCCTCGGTGCCGAGGTGATGGCCGTGTTCGACCGGCACGGGACGTCGGAACTCTACGCGAACCCGGACGGCAGCGTGTGGTCCGTGGAGCAGGGCCGCGGTCATTCGCCGGCCGGGCTTACGCTGCGGGCGCCGGAGATCGAGGCGTTCCTCAACGTCGCCGCTGCGCGGCTCGGAGAGACCATCACGCCCCAACACCCGCATCTGCAGGGCGAGCTACCGCACCCCGTGTTCGGGGGTGCCCGGCTTCAGGGTGTCGTCCCGCCGATCACCGGGGGGCCGATGTTCAGGGTGCGGAAGCGGCCGAGCGAGGTGATCCCCCTGGAGCGCTACCTCGCGGACGGGGTGATGACGCGGGAGCAGTACGACGCGATCCGCTGGGGAATCTCGCAGGACTACGGGATCGTCGTCGCGGGCCCGACCAGCTCGGGGAAGACCTACCTGCTGAACTCTCTCCTGCGGGAGCAGGCACGGGCCATGGTCTCGCCGAGCGACCCCGTGTTCGTGCTGGAGGACACCGTGGAGGCGCTCAGCGAGGCGCCGAACACCGTGTCGCTCCGCACGACGCCGGAGTGCGACTTCGACATCCTGCTCTTCATCGCCCTCCGCTGCACGCCGAAGTACCTCCACGTCCCGGAGTGTCGGCGGTTCGCCTCCCAGATGCTGGAAATGTGGTCCACCGGCCACCCCGGCTTCTGCACCGTCCACGCGTCCTCCGCGGAGGGTGCGCTGGAGCGGCTCGGCCGCCTTGCGCGGCGGGATACGGGTCGAAACGAGGGCTGGCTGGTCGCCAGCGCGGTCCAGCTAGTCGTCGTGATCAATCCCACGCCGACCGGCCGGCGCGTCACCGAGGTGGCGCAATGCACTGGGTACCGGAAAGGCCGGTACCTGCTCACGAGCCTCTGA
- a CDS encoding carbamoyltransferase C-terminal domain-containing protein → MLILGWHGGILRSDQDAAPGWSTHDGAAVLLRDGVVVSAVEEERLNRIKHSNCFPAHAIRRCLEIGGVDLRSVDLIALNFEERTRQVFPADAGLPSVNAFLEDPGQQAYSVREVICDIFDREFGVDVSARLFFCNHHRAHLWSAFRHSGFHESLVVSLDGSGDNLSGMIGVGDMNGIETIREYPVELSLGNLYSDMIRFLGYNRFDEYKVMGLAPYGDAERFKDLFTSMYRLLPAGEFELASRVDRWSAMVDSGLLRLARRRGESFTRLHKDFAAGLQGALETIVLHVLSHHRERSHQANLCLAGGVGHNCTLNGRLLREGGFASIFVQPAAHDAGGALGAAMAAHESTQGDPIRAPLAHIFFGAEVGDDLKVEETLQGWGALLDISRHPDVPRKAARLLADGLVIGWVQGRAEFGPRALGHRSILADPRPPENSRRINRMIKRREAYRPFAPSILAEEVEGLIELPGSRANLSFMTFTLQVKPSARARLAAVTHVDGSARVQTVSREIDPLYWRLISEFQTLTGVPAVLNTSFNNDVEPIVDSVNDAVTCFLTTDLDVLVVGNFIVRKQRIDERYDLVLPLDVTVPDHWKLVRRTRQKAGTRAVLYALESTASRHFTRTHIPISQTMFAALALVNEACRVDQVLGKAAFPSEAEWTDAMGELMGLWSQRAVLLQSRTHCDHIKRERDLTQATCGAST, encoded by the coding sequence ATGTTAATACTCGGCTGGCATGGGGGAATCCTGCGCAGCGACCAAGATGCGGCACCCGGGTGGTCCACCCACGACGGCGCCGCCGTGCTGCTCAGGGATGGTGTCGTGGTAAGCGCGGTCGAGGAAGAGCGCCTGAACCGGATCAAGCACTCGAATTGTTTTCCCGCCCACGCGATCCGGCGGTGTCTGGAGATCGGGGGCGTGGATCTCCGATCGGTCGACCTGATCGCGTTGAATTTCGAAGAGCGGACGCGGCAGGTCTTTCCAGCGGACGCGGGTCTGCCGTCGGTCAACGCGTTTCTCGAGGATCCCGGCCAACAGGCGTACAGCGTACGCGAGGTGATCTGTGACATCTTCGACCGGGAGTTCGGCGTAGACGTATCCGCGCGCTTGTTCTTCTGCAATCACCATCGCGCACACCTGTGGAGCGCGTTCAGGCACTCGGGGTTTCATGAAAGCCTTGTGGTGTCCCTCGACGGCTCGGGCGACAATTTGTCGGGGATGATCGGTGTTGGTGACATGAACGGGATAGAGACGATCCGGGAATACCCAGTCGAGCTCTCGCTCGGCAACCTGTATTCGGACATGATCCGGTTTCTCGGATACAACCGGTTCGATGAATATAAGGTCATGGGACTGGCTCCATACGGCGACGCTGAGCGTTTCAAGGATCTCTTCACGTCGATGTACCGGCTGCTCCCTGCCGGAGAGTTCGAGCTCGCCAGCCGTGTGGACCGCTGGAGCGCGATGGTGGACAGTGGGCTCCTCAGGCTCGCGCGGCGAAGAGGTGAGTCGTTCACCCGGTTGCACAAAGATTTCGCGGCCGGCCTTCAGGGTGCACTCGAAACCATCGTGCTGCACGTTCTTTCGCATCACCGCGAGCGCAGCCATCAAGCCAACCTCTGCCTCGCGGGAGGCGTGGGGCACAACTGCACGCTCAACGGGCGGCTGCTCCGCGAAGGAGGCTTTGCCTCCATATTCGTGCAGCCCGCAGCGCACGATGCAGGTGGAGCGCTTGGTGCGGCGATGGCCGCGCACGAGTCCACTCAGGGTGATCCCATACGCGCGCCGCTCGCCCACATCTTCTTTGGCGCCGAGGTTGGCGACGACCTGAAAGTCGAGGAGACACTCCAGGGATGGGGTGCGCTGCTGGACATCAGCCGGCACCCCGATGTTCCTCGCAAGGCGGCTCGCCTGTTGGCCGACGGCCTCGTCATCGGATGGGTGCAGGGGCGTGCGGAATTTGGACCGCGGGCGTTGGGCCACCGCAGCATCCTGGCGGATCCCCGACCGCCGGAGAACAGCAGGCGCATCAATCGCATGATCAAGCGCCGGGAAGCGTACCGACCATTCGCTCCCTCCATCCTCGCGGAAGAGGTCGAAGGTCTGATTGAATTGCCGGGAAGCCGGGCCAACCTGTCGTTCATGACGTTCACGCTTCAGGTGAAACCTTCAGCTCGCGCGCGTCTGGCGGCGGTGACCCACGTGGACGGTTCGGCCCGTGTCCAGACGGTCTCCCGGGAAATCGACCCGCTGTATTGGCGCCTTATCAGCGAGTTCCAGACCCTCACGGGCGTGCCCGCCGTGCTCAACACGTCGTTCAACAATGACGTGGAGCCGATCGTCGACTCCGTGAATGACGCCGTCACATGCTTTTTGACGACGGACCTTGACGTGCTCGTCGTCGGCAATTTCATCGTACGCAAACAGAGGATTGACGAGCGGTACGACCTCGTGCTTCCGTTGGACGTGACGGTGCCCGACCACTGGAAGCTCGTGCGGCGCACTCGACAAAAAGCGGGCACGCGCGCCGTGCTTTACGCCCTCGAGTCTACGGCGTCCCGCCATTTCACGAGAACGCACATCCCGATCTCACAAACCATGTTCGCCGCGCTTGCGCTGGTGAACGAGGCATGCCGGGTGGATCAGGTACTCGGGAAAGCGGCGTTTCCATCCGAAGCGGAATGGACCGACGCGATGGGCGAGTTGATGGGGCTCTGGTCGCAAAGGGCGGTGCTGCTGCAATCCCGGACGCACTGTGACCACATCAAGCGAGAGAGGGATTTGACTCAGGCCACGTGCGGTGCATCAACCTAG
- a CDS encoding type IV secretion system protein has translation MPHAPRPPSLRRMLCAFVLAVTAIAAVPGPAHAIFGIGDVVYDPANHANSILRYGQLILQANQMARQVVVATRQANHVIQQARGFSIGSLRIPSLGSVLDRIDGRYGAGESLGYGNSQVDRLFRRTFPRVAEWNHRAAGDQAAAAREAAYNVLLSARDHHLQLDQSQRRLDDLKLQLTTASTDREVAQIQNRIAAEQLDQQLLQRNMEMGTANMQAVDVALRADQAARTAMEDTAGAVYSAYQQSVHAAAEHRVRAREDSIQRARAGRQRTTARP, from the coding sequence GTGCCCCACGCGCCCCGGCCGCCCTCGCTGCGCCGCATGCTGTGCGCGTTCGTCCTGGCGGTCACCGCGATCGCGGCCGTTCCAGGGCCTGCGCACGCGATCTTCGGGATCGGCGACGTCGTCTACGATCCGGCGAATCACGCGAATTCGATCCTCCGGTACGGCCAGCTCATCCTCCAGGCCAACCAGATGGCCCGCCAGGTGGTCGTGGCGACCCGCCAGGCGAACCACGTCATCCAGCAGGCCCGGGGCTTCAGCATCGGCAGCCTCCGCATCCCCTCACTCGGCAGCGTTCTCGATCGGATCGACGGACGGTACGGCGCCGGGGAGAGCCTGGGCTACGGGAACAGCCAGGTCGACCGGCTCTTCCGGAGAACGTTCCCGCGTGTCGCGGAATGGAATCACCGTGCAGCGGGCGACCAGGCGGCGGCTGCTCGGGAAGCCGCGTACAACGTGCTGCTGAGTGCGCGCGACCACCATCTCCAGCTCGACCAGTCGCAGCGGCGGCTGGACGACCTGAAGCTCCAGCTCACCACCGCGAGCACGGACCGCGAGGTCGCCCAGATCCAGAACCGGATCGCGGCGGAGCAGCTCGACCAGCAGCTCCTCCAGCGGAACATGGAGATGGGCACCGCCAACATGCAGGCGGTGGACGTCGCGCTGCGCGCGGACCAGGCGGCGCGCACGGCGATGGAGGACACGGCCGGCGCGGTCTATTCGGCGTACCAGCAGAGCGTCCACGCGGCGGCGGAGCACCGTGTGCGAGCCCGCGAGGACAGTATCCAGCGGGCGCGGGCGGGGCGCCAGCGCACGACGGCGCGGCCGTAG
- a CDS encoding type IV secretion system protein yields the protein MSQLARALDQSSLKNYLSALGNIVLGIGIVMIALRGGVRPIFIPYDQFGRVIQYEDLSRFKEPSRATVESELGEWLVNVRGIYFGDPVAQMDRARSAKWFLTPAAEEWLKQYYDAPNRNPRQLLSELSRTVELVSISKDPDRPLWYLQWRELDTAAGGGAVESIWQATLKIDFVPGRTEEAVWANPAGIRISAIEWNRLRERTTTPASAAPPPPPATPIPSPVDSTAAGG from the coding sequence GTGTCCCAGCTCGCGCGCGCGCTGGACCAGTCGAGCCTGAAAAATTACCTGTCGGCCCTCGGCAACATCGTCCTCGGCATCGGGATCGTGATGATCGCCCTGCGCGGCGGCGTGCGGCCGATCTTCATCCCCTACGACCAGTTCGGACGGGTGATTCAGTATGAGGATCTAAGCCGTTTCAAAGAGCCCTCACGCGCTACCGTCGAGTCAGAGCTAGGGGAGTGGCTCGTGAACGTGCGCGGGATCTACTTCGGTGATCCGGTCGCGCAGATGGATCGAGCCCGGTCGGCAAAATGGTTCCTCACTCCGGCGGCCGAGGAGTGGCTGAAGCAGTATTACGACGCTCCCAACCGAAATCCCCGCCAACTCCTGAGCGAGCTTTCACGGACGGTGGAGCTCGTGAGCATCTCCAAGGATCCGGACCGCCCGCTGTGGTATCTCCAGTGGCGTGAACTCGACACTGCGGCGGGTGGGGGCGCGGTCGAGTCGATCTGGCAGGCAACTCTCAAGATTGACTTCGTCCCCGGGCGAACGGAGGAAGCCGTGTGGGCGAATCCCGCGGGCATCCGGATCTCCGCGATCGAATGGAACCGCCTGCGCGAGCGAACCACTACCCCCGCCTCCGCTGCACCCCCGCCGCCGCCGGCCACGCCGATCCCGTCGCCGGTCGATTCGACTGCGGCCGGCGGGTGA
- a CDS encoding dihydrodipicolinate synthase family protein yields MDISMVQGLSGIYSIIITPFDERGRVDEGSLRRLLDSTIETGVDGVTVLGVAGEAPKLSTDERALIVSVALDVARGRVPVVVGTSSMQLDVTVAASVAAEAAGAASVMIAPPRGIQGGSPLVDCFRRVADAIGISIVLQDYPEASGVHLTPAEMAELLRAVPQICTIKLESVPTPWRIHQTRELLDEGRTILGGMGGVYFLDELRRGASGTMTGFAYPEILLEILRSWNAHDRAGAAAVYAKYLPLLVFEGQPKIGLAIRKEILRQRGLIDFASLRQPAMEMDVVLLDDLADVLTLTDVRDLYD; encoded by the coding sequence ATGGATATTTCTATGGTGCAGGGCCTGTCGGGTATATACAGCATCATTATCACTCCGTTCGACGAACGTGGTCGGGTTGACGAGGGAAGCCTGCGCCGCTTGCTCGATTCGACGATTGAGACGGGGGTCGATGGCGTGACCGTCTTGGGAGTCGCCGGCGAAGCGCCCAAGCTATCGACCGACGAGCGTGCCCTCATCGTATCGGTGGCGTTGGATGTCGCGCGGGGACGCGTACCCGTCGTGGTGGGTACCTCCAGCATGCAACTCGACGTGACAGTTGCCGCCTCCGTCGCCGCCGAGGCGGCGGGAGCCGCGAGCGTCATGATCGCGCCGCCGCGCGGCATACAGGGGGGCTCGCCACTCGTGGACTGTTTTCGTCGCGTTGCAGATGCCATTGGGATCAGCATCGTGCTTCAGGACTATCCCGAGGCCTCGGGGGTCCACCTGACGCCGGCCGAAATGGCGGAGTTGCTCCGGGCGGTTCCCCAGATCTGCACGATCAAGCTCGAGAGTGTTCCAACACCGTGGCGGATCCACCAGACGCGCGAGCTTCTCGACGAGGGCAGGACCATTCTAGGCGGAATGGGCGGGGTCTACTTCCTCGATGAACTGCGGCGTGGCGCGAGCGGCACGATGACCGGTTTCGCCTATCCCGAGATCCTGCTCGAGATCCTGCGAAGCTGGAATGCCCACGACCGGGCCGGAGCGGCGGCGGTCTATGCCAAGTATCTCCCGCTCCTCGTATTCGAGGGACAGCCAAAGATCGGTCTCGCAATCCGGAAGGAAATCCTCAGGCAGCGTGGGCTCATCGATTTCGCATCGCTTCGGCAACCCGCGATGGAGATGGACGTCGTGCTGCTGGACGACCTCGCGGATGTCCTTACCCTGACCGACGTGCGCGATCTTTACGATTGA